A single genomic interval of Halalkalibaculum roseum harbors:
- a CDS encoding 3-keto-disaccharide hydrolase, whose protein sequence is MSNAQNTLTEQEKADGWQLLFDGTSTDGWRSYNGDSFPEKGWEVEDGMITVLSESGGGDIITDQKFGNFILKLEWRVQESGNSGIFYRAMEQPTQPIYWSAPEMQVLDNENHPDAEMGENGNRKAGSLYDLIPAKPQNAKPFGEWNSVQIVAEGAQIEHWQNGEKVLEYELWTNEWYEMIRNSKFASHPEFGDAREGYIGLQDHGDRVNFRNIKIKELE, encoded by the coding sequence ATGTCTAACGCTCAAAACACCCTTACCGAACAGGAAAAAGCCGACGGCTGGCAACTTCTTTTCGATGGAACTTCAACCGACGGCTGGCGAAGCTATAACGGGGATAGCTTTCCCGAGAAAGGCTGGGAAGTAGAAGACGGGATGATTACGGTACTTTCAGAATCGGGTGGAGGAGATATCATCACGGATCAAAAGTTCGGTAATTTTATTCTAAAACTGGAGTGGAGAGTTCAGGAGTCGGGCAATAGCGGTATCTTTTACCGGGCCATGGAGCAGCCTACTCAACCAATTTACTGGTCAGCACCTGAGATGCAGGTCCTCGACAACGAAAATCACCCGGATGCAGAAATGGGTGAAAATGGAAACAGAAAGGCCGGTTCATTATATGATCTAATTCCGGCCAAACCACAGAATGCCAAACCCTTTGGAGAATGGAACAGCGTACAAATCGTAGCTGAAGGCGCACAGATAGAGCACTGGCAGAATGGTGAAAAAGTTTTAGAATATGAGCTTTGGACCAATGAGTGGTATGAAATGATCCGCAACAGCAAGTTTGCCAGTCACCCGGAATTTGGAGATGCCCGTGAAGGATATATCGGTTTACAAGACCACGGCGACCGAGTAAATTTCCGTAACATTAAAATTAAAGAGCTCGAGTAA
- a CDS encoding GMC family oxidoreductase: MQIKESTKEYDVCIVGSGAGGGMAAHELTQAGADVVMLEAGGWFDSEDFAMFTWPYESPRRGGSTREQPFGEFDACFGGWDIEGEPYTTTEGTKFDWFRGRMLGGRTNHWGRISLRFGPDDFRVKSIDGMGEDWPITYEEISPYYDRIDRLIGVFGTNEGIPNEPGGIYLPPPEPRCYEHLIKDSCDNMGIPVIPSRLSIITKPHNGRAACHYCGQCNRSCATHSNFSTPSVLLPPALETGNLEIINNAMVREVTYSDGKARGVSYVNKKDRKEYKVRAKVVVLAASACESARLLLNSKSTDFPAGLANSSGTVGKYLMDTTGTSVAGLIPKLMDMPAHNEDGVGGMHLYIPWWEDNSKLDFARGYHVELWGGRGMPSYGFMGGIQNYNDMFRNGPKRSGGYGKSLKEDYRKYYGSIVGLSGRGESIGYEDNYCEIDPNVVDEWGIPVLRFNYNWSEQEYNQVRHMQNTFRSIIDEMGGHALWDMPGKEDGYGISNPGQIIHEVGTTRMGDDPNTSVLNKHCQAHDVDNLFVLDGGSFVSQPHKNTTWTILALSMRGSEYIAEEMKKGNL; this comes from the coding sequence ATGCAGATAAAAGAAAGTACGAAGGAATACGATGTCTGTATTGTCGGTTCAGGAGCTGGCGGCGGTATGGCAGCGCATGAATTGACACAAGCCGGAGCCGATGTGGTTATGCTCGAAGCGGGTGGCTGGTTCGATTCAGAAGATTTTGCCATGTTTACCTGGCCGTACGAATCTCCAAGAAGAGGTGGTAGCACGCGGGAGCAGCCTTTTGGTGAATTTGATGCCTGTTTCGGTGGATGGGATATTGAAGGCGAACCCTATACAACTACGGAAGGAACCAAATTTGACTGGTTTCGCGGTAGAATGTTGGGCGGTCGAACAAACCACTGGGGACGGATTTCCCTCCGTTTCGGTCCCGATGATTTTCGCGTCAAAAGTATTGACGGAATGGGAGAAGACTGGCCCATTACTTACGAAGAGATAAGCCCTTATTATGACCGTATTGACCGGCTGATTGGCGTTTTCGGAACCAATGAAGGGATTCCTAACGAACCGGGGGGTATTTATCTACCCCCGCCGGAGCCGCGCTGTTACGAACATCTAATCAAGGATTCTTGCGACAATATGGGTATTCCCGTGATTCCCAGTCGCTTGTCAATTATTACCAAGCCTCATAACGGGCGTGCTGCCTGTCACTATTGCGGCCAGTGCAACCGCAGCTGTGCCACGCATTCCAACTTTTCCACACCCTCAGTATTACTGCCACCGGCCCTGGAAACCGGCAACCTGGAGATCATCAACAATGCCATGGTTCGGGAAGTTACCTATAGTGATGGAAAAGCGAGGGGCGTTTCCTACGTCAATAAAAAAGACAGAAAAGAGTATAAGGTACGGGCCAAAGTAGTAGTATTGGCTGCCAGTGCCTGCGAGTCGGCTCGTCTGCTTCTGAACTCTAAGTCCACCGATTTTCCTGCCGGGCTCGCAAATTCCAGCGGGACGGTGGGTAAGTACCTGATGGATACTACCGGCACCTCGGTGGCGGGATTAATACCGAAGCTGATGGACATGCCAGCTCATAATGAAGACGGAGTAGGAGGCATGCACCTCTACATTCCATGGTGGGAAGACAATTCCAAGCTCGATTTTGCCCGAGGTTACCATGTAGAACTGTGGGGAGGCCGCGGCATGCCCAGTTACGGTTTTATGGGAGGCATACAGAATTATAATGACATGTTCCGCAACGGACCCAAACGCAGTGGCGGATATGGAAAGAGCCTTAAAGAAGACTACCGAAAATATTACGGTTCTATTGTCGGGCTATCCGGGCGCGGTGAAAGCATCGGATATGAAGACAACTACTGTGAAATTGATCCTAATGTAGTTGATGAGTGGGGTATTCCCGTTCTGAGATTCAACTACAACTGGAGCGAACAGGAATACAACCAGGTGCGCCATATGCAGAACACCTTCCGGTCCATCATTGATGAAATGGGGGGACACGCACTTTGGGATATGCCCGGTAAGGAAGACGGGTATGGCATATCCAATCCCGGACAGATTATTCATGAGGTAGGTACAACCCGTATGGGTGACGATCCTAATACCTCGGTTCTGAATAAGCATTGTCAAGCACACGATGTAGATAATCTCTTTGTATTGGATGGAGGATCTTTTGTATCCCAGCCTCATAAAAATACCACCTGGACTATTCTGGCACTCTCAATGAGGGGATCGGAATATATTGCGGAAGAGATGAAGAAAGGAAATCTTTAA
- a CDS encoding MFS transporter — MNKLIQAKLSTMMFLEFFIWGAWYTAVAVYMTANGMEDLTHWPFTVNPIAAIAAPFFVGLIADRYFATEKVLGTLHILGAAFMFLTPFASDAPLLFILLLLAYNLCYMPTMSLANTLAFHNMEDQEKQFPIIRVFGTVGWIVAGLTVSFVLGAFVAEGLQPEQTAMPLYLASGASLLLGLFSFSLPHTPPPAAGESVSVKSIIGVDALKQLGSKSFYIFLASSLLISIPLAAYYNFTQIFLGATGFENIAATQTIGQMSEVIFMLLMPFFFVRLGVKWMLAAGMLAWVARYALFAMGAPDEITWMIIGGIALHGICYDFFFVTGQIYVDKKSTPTVRGQAQGLIVLITYGVGMLIGAQVAGQVYNSFLGTAEALTLSQWYDFWWIPAIFAAVILLFFVLTFDDKVIEDQEDVDASDFTV; from the coding sequence ATGAACAAACTAATACAGGCAAAACTTAGCACCATGATGTTCCTCGAATTTTTTATTTGGGGTGCATGGTATACTGCGGTAGCGGTATATATGACTGCCAATGGAATGGAAGATCTCACTCACTGGCCGTTTACAGTGAATCCAATAGCTGCTATTGCAGCACCCTTTTTTGTGGGACTAATTGCCGATCGTTATTTTGCCACTGAAAAAGTACTAGGGACCCTCCATATTCTGGGCGCTGCCTTTATGTTTTTGACACCTTTTGCATCTGATGCCCCTCTCTTGTTTATTCTTCTACTCTTGGCTTACAATCTATGCTATATGCCAACCATGAGTCTTGCAAATACTCTTGCATTTCACAATATGGAGGACCAGGAAAAACAATTTCCCATCATCCGTGTATTTGGAACCGTGGGATGGATCGTTGCCGGTCTGACTGTAAGTTTCGTTCTTGGTGCTTTTGTCGCAGAAGGCTTGCAGCCGGAACAAACGGCTATGCCTCTCTATTTGGCATCGGGTGCTAGTTTGCTGTTGGGACTCTTCAGTTTCTCCCTCCCACATACCCCACCGCCTGCGGCAGGTGAAAGTGTATCCGTAAAAAGCATCATCGGTGTGGATGCACTGAAACAACTGGGTAGTAAATCATTTTATATTTTCCTGGCCAGTTCACTGCTTATATCCATACCGCTGGCAGCATACTACAACTTCACACAAATTTTCCTGGGTGCAACCGGTTTTGAAAATATTGCCGCCACGCAAACCATCGGTCAAATGTCGGAAGTAATCTTCATGCTGCTCATGCCTTTCTTCTTTGTGAGGCTAGGAGTAAAATGGATGCTTGCTGCAGGTATGCTTGCATGGGTAGCACGATATGCCCTCTTTGCCATGGGAGCCCCCGATGAAATAACATGGATGATTATCGGCGGAATCGCACTCCACGGGATCTGCTATGATTTCTTCTTTGTTACCGGACAAATTTATGTCGACAAGAAATCTACCCCTACCGTACGTGGTCAGGCACAGGGCCTTATCGTATTAATAACCTATGGGGTAGGCATGCTTATCGGAGCCCAAGTTGCCGGACAAGTTTACAATAGCTTTCTTGGAACTGCCGAAGCATTGACTCTTAGCCAGTGGTACGATTTCTGGTGGATACCGGCCATCTTTGCAGCAGTAATATTGTTATTCTTTGTGCTAACTTTTGATGACAAGGTTATCGAAGACCAGGAAGATGTGGATGCCAGCGATTTCACGGTATAA
- a CDS encoding sugar phosphate isomerase/epimerase family protein, whose amino-acid sequence MNGITMGSNRKEFLKQLGYLSAGSLLLPGMAKANSSNMGNDLFFDISLAQWSLHKELFAGKLTHLDFPATAKNDFGIDAVEYVNRFFADKVQDKSYLNEMNNRCRDLDVNQVLIMVDGEGGLAVLDDKKRNEAVKNHFKWVEAAEHLGCHSIRVNAYGEGTREETMDAAVDGLSWLSEFASDYGVGIIVENHGGYSSDGKWLAGVMEQVSMENCGTLPDFGTSNFTISEGNVYDRYKGVKEMMPYAKGVSAKSYAFNEDGYEKSIDYTRMLNIVKNAGFTGYIGVEYEGNELSEREGIMKTKNLLTMVGQEITK is encoded by the coding sequence ATGAACGGGATTACCATGGGAAGCAACAGGAAAGAATTTTTAAAGCAACTCGGATACCTGTCAGCAGGCTCTCTTTTATTACCGGGAATGGCAAAAGCAAACAGTAGTAATATGGGGAATGATCTCTTTTTCGATATCTCACTGGCCCAGTGGAGCCTTCATAAAGAACTGTTTGCAGGCAAGCTGACCCACCTGGACTTCCCTGCAACCGCCAAAAATGATTTCGGCATCGACGCCGTAGAGTATGTCAACCGGTTTTTCGCGGATAAAGTGCAAGACAAATCCTATCTCAATGAAATGAACAACCGCTGCCGGGATCTGGATGTTAACCAGGTACTCATCATGGTTGACGGTGAAGGTGGGCTGGCCGTATTAGATGATAAAAAGCGAAATGAGGCTGTTAAAAATCACTTTAAGTGGGTAGAGGCAGCAGAGCACCTGGGTTGTCACTCTATTAGAGTGAATGCTTATGGGGAAGGGACCCGTGAAGAGACCATGGATGCGGCGGTTGACGGTCTCAGTTGGCTTTCGGAATTTGCAAGTGATTATGGGGTGGGTATTATTGTCGAAAATCACGGAGGCTATTCGTCGGATGGGAAATGGCTCGCGGGTGTAATGGAACAGGTTAGTATGGAAAACTGTGGCACGTTACCTGACTTTGGTACTTCAAATTTCACAATCTCTGAAGGAAATGTATATGACAGATATAAAGGTGTGAAAGAGATGATGCCTTATGCAAAAGGAGTGAGCGCCAAGTCGTATGCCTTTAATGAGGATGGTTATGAAAAGAGTATAGATTACACTAGGATGCTGAATATTGTAAAAAATGCCGGCTTCACCGGTTACATTGGTGTTGAATATGAGGGTAATGAGCTTTCGGAGCGTGAGGGCATCATGAAAACAAAGAATCTACTGACGATGGTCGGGCAGGAAATAACCAAATAA
- a CDS encoding gluconate 2-dehydrogenase subunit 3 family protein, whose product MDRREALRTLSLGTLAAGFVMTGCETPPLKSTQDKFWKHISEEDLEKWEKQFFTDHEFETVRQLANMIIPTDERSGNAEEAGVPEFIDFTMLDRPSYQTPIRGGLNWLDIQCQKKFDNTFTDCTEEEKVAMLDEIAYPDDAKPEMQQGVSFFNRFRDLVASGFWSSKMGIEDIGYMGNQPYAWEGCSHEAMEHIGLADKKS is encoded by the coding sequence ATGGATAGAAGAGAAGCTTTACGAACACTTTCACTGGGTACCCTGGCTGCGGGATTTGTTATGACCGGTTGTGAAACACCACCCCTAAAATCGACCCAGGATAAATTCTGGAAGCATATTTCCGAGGAGGATCTGGAAAAGTGGGAGAAGCAGTTTTTCACGGATCATGAATTTGAGACAGTGCGACAGCTGGCAAACATGATTATTCCCACCGATGAGCGTTCAGGGAATGCAGAGGAGGCCGGCGTACCTGAGTTCATTGATTTTACCATGTTAGATCGTCCGTCATACCAAACCCCGATTCGGGGCGGTTTGAACTGGCTGGATATTCAGTGCCAGAAAAAGTTTGATAACACCTTCACCGACTGCACCGAAGAGGAGAAAGTAGCGATGCTGGACGAGATTGCCTATCCTGATGATGCAAAACCCGAGATGCAGCAGGGGGTTAGCTTCTTTAACCGATTTAGAGATCTGGTTGCCTCCGGTTTCTGGTCGAGTAAAATGGGTATAGAAGATATCGGCTATATGGGTAATCAACCGTACGCCTGGGAAGGCTGCTCGCACGAAGCAATGGAACATATCGGATTAGCAGACAAGAAGAGTTAA